From Deltaproteobacteria bacterium:
AAGGCGCGCAAGCGGCTCGAGCGCGACAAGGACAAGAAGCAAAAGGAACTCGACGAGGCGTCGAAGGCGCTCGAAAAGGCGGCCGCCGAACTCAACAAGCAGCGGGCCGTGCTCAAGCCGGACGTACTGCGCCAGCGGGAGATGGAGCTACAGCAAAAGTACGTCAAGCTGCAGGAGAAGTTCGTCGGACTGCAGCAGGAACTCGCGGCGATGGAGGCCAAGCTCGTGCGGGACATCTTCGCCAAGGCGGCGCCGGTCATCGCCGACATCGCCAAGCGCGACGGCTACACGATGGTGCTCGAAAAGAGCGAGAGCGCGGTGCTGTGGGCGGTTCCGTCGATCGATTTGACCGATGAAGTCAACGCGCGGCTCGACGGCGGCAAGTAGCGCGCGCCGGGCGTCGCGGCGGCGCCGGTCGACGCGCCGGGCGCCGCGCCCCGTCGCGGCGGCGCCGGTCGACGCGCCGGGCGCCGCGCCCCGTCGCGCTCGTGCGTGGTAAAAGCGGGGCGCCATGACCGAACCCGCGATCAGCGCGCAGCGTATTCTCGACATCCTGCCGCACCGGTTCCCGTTCCTGTTGGTGGACCGCGTGCTCGAGGTGAGCGACGACAAGATCGTCGCGATCAAGAACGTGAGCTGGGGCGAGCCCTATTTTCAGGGCCACTTCCCCGGGATGCCGGTGATGCCGGGCGTGTTGATGGTCGAGGCGATGGCGCAGGCCGGCGGCGTACTCGCCCATGCCACCGGCGCGTTCGACCCGGACCGCCAGGTGTTGTTGTTCATGGCGATCGACAAGGTGAAGTTTCGCAAGAAGGTGACGCCGGGGGATCGACTCGTCATGGAGGTGGTCCCCTTGCGCAAGGGCAAGGTGTGGAAGCTGCGCGGCGAGTGCCGCGTCGATGGAGCCGTGGTGTGCGAGGCGGAGTTTCTCGCGGGC
This genomic window contains:
- the fabZ gene encoding 3-hydroxyacyl-[acyl-carrier-protein] dehydratase FabZ codes for the protein MTEPAISAQRILDILPHRFPFLLVDRVLEVSDDKIVAIKNVSWGEPYFQGHFPGMPVMPGVLMVEAMAQAGGVLAHATGAFDPDRQVLLFMAIDKVKFRKKVTPGDRLVMEVVPLRKGKVWKLRGECRVDGAVVCEAEFLAGIAPKDAPA
- a CDS encoding OmpH family outer membrane protein, encoding MVRIHHSIALGLVGLGLIVIGMVRADAAGPAATKVGYVDLQRTLNETKIGKKARKRLERDKDKKQKELDEASKALEKAAAELNKQRAVLKPDVLRQREMELQQKYVKLQEKFVGLQQELAAMEAKLVRDIFAKAAPVIADIAKRDGYTMVLEKSESAVLWAVPSIDLTDEVNARLDGGK